The following are encoded together in the Weissella soli genome:
- a CDS encoding Xaa-Pro dipeptidyl-peptidase — MMKFNQFGVIDRTDDERIAELMAIKMLAENERQLAPKTLFERFVRRALPEYPTIGTQNDWLRAHLADKASENALAFFSNDTPVTRQIVYNVVVELFDLQEAFIRADYDGYQVLRAVNLPAKQPEAVLTTHDLMVLWYDILTWHTPVGLQFIDVLASRGYFPQDNHYRQFNGKTLPTFATNDLIRETVYVESAVDTDDDGLGDLVRVDVIRPHTSERVPVLFTASPYYQGLNIAANDALLHDVNVPLTRKAPNQVTYDEIAYERVPFEAGKRSVQGKVDKAVQTFTKEQSLPVDISNYFLSRGFAVAYSAGIGTKDADGFQDTGSPEQVESMKNVVEWLAGNRVAFTDQTSRMAVTANWSNQRIAMTGKSYLGTLATAVATTGVAGLETVIAEAAISDWYQYYRDNGLVIAPGGFPGEDMDVLAELVYTPMQQPAIWRQKQASWRAFQANTAKNMDRTTGNYSNYWDARNYLKWVQDIKIDMVAVHGLNDWNVKPRQVYRLWQALQAQGGHHKLFLHQGQHIYINNNRSLDFADQMNLWLTHKLLQVDNDAIATVPTITWQDNRLPETWHVLQAWGGGQAETMALSPQPMLVSYVDGLSDELYQKYTTDFSRWRSDMLLPTAQALEHTRARWLMAPLTETRRLNGEVILHLQMTSSENVGLVSAMLVDYGDAKHLKQTPSATGEKIDRGVNFAPVPLMEFTLDNVSSHKMITIGHLNLQNRTSAWQNDDLLPNEWVEVSFGLQPTLYEVAAGHQLGLLLYGTDFEMTIRGNQKIAYQIDLAQSSIELPWEE, encoded by the coding sequence ATGATGAAATTTAACCAATTTGGAGTAATCGATCGGACTGATGACGAACGGATTGCTGAATTAATGGCAATTAAAATGTTAGCTGAGAACGAACGTCAGCTGGCACCAAAGACTTTATTTGAACGGTTTGTGCGACGTGCCTTGCCAGAGTACCCAACTATTGGCACCCAAAACGATTGGCTACGGGCGCATCTTGCTGACAAGGCTAGTGAGAATGCACTAGCCTTTTTCAGTAACGATACGCCCGTCACGCGCCAGATTGTCTATAACGTGGTCGTTGAGTTATTTGACTTGCAGGAAGCTTTTATTCGTGCTGATTATGATGGTTATCAAGTATTACGTGCGGTCAATTTGCCAGCTAAACAACCTGAAGCCGTGCTGACGACGCATGACTTAATGGTCTTATGGTATGACATATTAACTTGGCACACGCCCGTTGGCTTGCAATTCATTGACGTATTAGCAAGTCGTGGTTATTTTCCACAAGACAACCACTATCGTCAATTTAATGGCAAAACTTTGCCAACTTTTGCGACCAACGACTTGATTCGTGAGACGGTCTATGTGGAGAGTGCAGTTGATACTGATGACGATGGGCTTGGTGACTTAGTGCGTGTGGATGTCATTCGCCCACATACTAGTGAACGAGTGCCAGTCTTATTTACTGCCTCACCTTACTATCAAGGGTTAAACATTGCCGCCAATGACGCGTTATTGCATGATGTCAATGTACCACTGACGCGTAAAGCACCAAATCAAGTGACCTACGATGAGATTGCTTATGAACGGGTCCCATTCGAAGCAGGTAAACGCAGCGTACAGGGAAAGGTCGACAAGGCGGTACAAACGTTTACCAAAGAGCAATCACTGCCTGTGGATATCAGCAATTATTTTTTGTCACGTGGTTTTGCGGTCGCCTATTCTGCTGGTATCGGTACTAAAGATGCGGACGGTTTTCAAGATACTGGGTCACCTGAACAAGTGGAAAGTATGAAAAATGTGGTGGAATGGTTAGCCGGTAACCGGGTCGCGTTTACAGATCAAACGAGCCGGATGGCGGTGACAGCGAACTGGTCCAACCAACGCATTGCGATGACTGGCAAATCATATCTGGGTACCTTAGCCACGGCGGTAGCTACGACCGGCGTGGCTGGCCTGGAGACAGTCATTGCGGAAGCAGCGATTTCAGATTGGTATCAGTATTACCGTGATAACGGGTTAGTCATCGCCCCGGGTGGTTTTCCAGGTGAAGATATGGATGTCTTAGCAGAGTTGGTTTACACACCCATGCAACAACCAGCTATTTGGCGTCAGAAACAAGCGTCATGGCGCGCCTTCCAAGCGAATACAGCCAAGAATATGGATCGTACAACGGGTAACTATTCCAACTACTGGGATGCGCGTAATTATTTGAAGTGGGTGCAGGATATCAAAATTGATATGGTGGCTGTCCATGGGTTGAATGATTGGAATGTTAAGCCACGGCAGGTTTATCGTTTGTGGCAGGCCCTGCAGGCCCAAGGTGGCCACCACAAACTATTCCTTCATCAAGGGCAACATATTTACATTAATAATAATCGTTCCCTCGATTTTGCTGACCAGATGAATCTATGGCTGACACATAAGTTGCTCCAAGTTGACAATGATGCCATTGCGACGGTGCCAACGATTACTTGGCAGGATAATCGGCTACCTGAGACATGGCATGTATTGCAAGCGTGGGGTGGTGGCCAAGCAGAGACCATGGCATTGAGTCCACAGCCCATGCTAGTAAGTTATGTGGATGGGTTATCAGACGAACTTTATCAAAAATATACCACTGACTTTTCCCGGTGGCGTTCAGATATGTTGTTACCAACAGCCCAAGCTTTAGAGCATACCCGGGCACGGTGGCTCATGGCACCTTTGACAGAGACGCGCCGTTTAAATGGCGAGGTGATTTTACATTTACAGATGACCTCTTCTGAAAATGTCGGCTTGGTAAGTGCGATGCTAGTAGATTATGGTGATGCTAAACATCTCAAGCAGACACCTAGTGCCACTGGTGAAAAAATTGACCGTGGGGTCAATTTTGCCCCAGTACCGCTAATGGAATTCACACTCGATAACGTGAGTTCCCATAAAATGATTACGATTGGGCATCTCAACTTGCAAAATCGCACGTCAGCATGGCAAAATGATGACTTACTGCCAAATGAATGGGTCGAGGTATCGTTTGGCTTGCAACCGACTCTGTATGAGGTCGCTGCTGGGCATCAACTCGGCTTACTTCTATATGGTACTGATTTTGAAATGACAATACGTGGTAATCAAAAGATTGCGTACCAAATTGATTTGGCGCAAAGTTCAATTGAATTGCCTTGGGAAGAGTAG
- a CDS encoding MFS transporter, whose translation MDAKRQNFSWPLLGSNFSFVFGDGLYRFALNWFLVASYGDAKVVGWLTSFGFVVYLLNDLYVGALLDRFNRKILLLGADAFGALGLVSLAWFVNPDKPQIWLLAILTFILNVDISFAYPAGRAIIPDVIKANRLAQFNAWASVAFSTGATVAPLVGGLLLQLKWVDLRTFLIGYGIMLMLTVLMNMFIKYQPEPNNQVHENIFTSMVEGYKYVVKRPRLFESMLITMWGNVFFESFLVAIPFLVQKVYGGSAAQYALMLTWSAMAGILAGIFLTRFPQFNNVRTLYWDFIVAGVLFIAATFVPVLWVLFVVEIAFGYARETFGVKIMTIRQTASEPEFIGRVFGISFMVTDLFVPFTTVIMGYVVGPLGRWILFILGAALIIGLIIIHQITKLRLAKFGEM comes from the coding sequence ATGGATGCAAAGCGTCAAAACTTTAGTTGGCCATTATTGGGATCAAATTTCTCATTTGTTTTTGGGGATGGCCTGTATCGGTTTGCGCTAAATTGGTTTTTAGTTGCGAGTTACGGCGATGCCAAAGTGGTTGGTTGGTTAACTTCATTTGGCTTCGTCGTTTATCTCTTAAATGATTTATACGTTGGGGCGTTATTGGATCGATTTAATCGTAAAATTTTGCTCCTGGGTGCCGACGCCTTTGGTGCCTTAGGTTTAGTGAGTTTAGCCTGGTTCGTTAACCCAGACAAACCGCAAATTTGGTTGTTAGCTATTTTAACGTTTATTTTGAATGTTGATATCTCATTTGCTTACCCAGCGGGTCGGGCGATTATTCCTGATGTCATTAAAGCCAACCGCCTGGCACAGTTTAATGCATGGGCCAGTGTTGCTTTTTCAACTGGTGCCACGGTCGCACCGCTAGTTGGGGGGCTCTTGCTGCAGTTAAAATGGGTTGATTTACGTACTTTTCTGATTGGCTACGGGATAATGCTGATGCTCACCGTACTAATGAATATGTTTATCAAATATCAGCCTGAACCGAATAATCAAGTGCACGAGAATATTTTTACGAGCATGGTTGAGGGATACAAGTATGTTGTGAAGCGGCCCCGGTTATTTGAATCCATGTTGATTACCATGTGGGGGAATGTTTTCTTTGAAAGCTTTTTAGTCGCGATCCCATTTTTGGTGCAAAAAGTTTACGGTGGTTCAGCGGCACAATATGCGCTGATGTTAACTTGGTCCGCGATGGCTGGTATTTTAGCCGGTATCTTTCTCACGCGATTTCCACAGTTCAATAATGTCCGGACATTATATTGGGATTTTATTGTCGCTGGTGTCTTGTTCATCGCGGCCACCTTTGTGCCAGTGCTGTGGGTTTTATTCGTGGTTGAGATTGCGTTTGGTTATGCACGCGAAACCTTTGGTGTGAAGATCATGACCATTCGACAGACGGCGAGTGAGCCGGAGTTCATCGGCCGCGTTTTTGGTATTTCATTTATGGTGACTGATCTATTTGTGCCATTCACAACGGTTATTATGGGTTATGTGGTGGGACCATTAGGTAGATGGATTCTCTTTATC